In the Thunnus albacares chromosome 10, fThuAlb1.1, whole genome shotgun sequence genome, CAATAAGCTGCCAGAACTTCCAGTGAATGgtcaagtctctctctctctcgctctctcagtTGCTCTCTAAATGATCAGGTGTGCACTGACTGGAGTGCAAATAATTAATGAGGCATTCTAGagatttatttacattcataCAAAGCTGGGAAACTtacaagacacaaaaaaatggttaaaaagaACACTGTAGAGGCTGAGATATCTGGTATCTGGAGATAATGGTGGCTCcttcatttcccataatgcaacactgtaGCAGAAGAATGCCTGTATGATGAATGCTCATGTCTGTCAAACAACTGAGATGAActcaaacagacaaactgaGATAACTTACTATGTTCTCACATttagacagagaaacagaagaaggcTGTGTAGTACTcctcattacaagtaaaattcaGCTGTAAAATCTTTGTATGTATCTAATGTCTGACTATGATTTCAGCAGTAATGTACAATATGAAGCCATTAAAGTAAATGTAGAGTGTGTCAGGGTGTGGCAAACTAGTGAAAATCAattatgaaatttaaaaaaagatattaaattaaaataaataattatgattTAGTAATAACAGTTTAAGTATGCTTATGTAACTTCTGCTGAACAGCAGCGACTGTAGCTACAAGTAAGAGTTACAGAGTAACGGTAAACGCTAAAACAGTTTAACTGTAGTTCAAGTAAAAAAGAGTCATTACTGAATGTCATACAGCAATATCTATCTAATGTTTGCTTACATTAGTTAATAATCTAACATACCAGACTAGCTTAGGCGCCAAAACCTCTGAGTGCACTGAATTGATTGAGGGTGTGGTTTATTGCTAGTGAATTTAATTGAAGGATGTCTTGCAAAAGTTCAGGTATCAGGTACAAActgcacagtaaaaaaaaaacccttattCTGCTATAAGCAATGTTCAACACAGGTGACTCCTTTCAATGCAACATCTCTCATGAGAAAAATCACAGTTAAAGACTCATATAAAGCCAACAGGTACCTGCTTCTGTGCTAATATTGAGGGTGTTTTGCCACTGGCATATAAGTCAGAGTCAGTCAGCAGAGAGTCTCTCCACCTCTGGAGGGAAAGGATGAGCATTTAGCCTCACTAACTTAAACTCTCCTCTTCTTGCTGTTTTATGTCACACCAGATCTGAAGTGAGACTTTTCTGTTATGTATCATCTGAACCTTTAATCAATTTCTCTATCAAGTGACTACAATTTATGCTTTTTTCCCACAGTGCTAGGTGCACGAAGCTCCACATGGCCTCTTAATCTAATATCTTTTAAAGAGACCAAGATCTCATAATAAGCATAAAAAATGTCACAAGCATCACTCTAAGATAATAGCAGACACTGTACTGCGCTGTAGGGGTGGGGATGGGGTCATGTGTTTCTTATGAACTGGTTAGAATTAAGCAGGACAAGGGCAAGCTCTCAGCTCTCAGGCGATGTGGGTGTGTACCTGCAGATAATCAGTAATGCAATATTTGCGGTAGCCTATTGTAACGATAGGAAGGGAGGAGTTTTACTACATAGAACAAGGAGCAGAGAAAAAGGCGAAACATGTCCAAAGGTAGATTTTTCTTAAGAGCACACTTAGTTCCTCTTTAACACCTACCCTCCTTGGTTGGAAGATGGTTCTTTTCGTTTGTGCTAGTCTTCCTTAGACTTTTCTTGTTAAACTGCTGCACCTCCTGTTTGACTGGATTGTCATCGCTCATTTTGGAAGATTTCtaagtgggagagagagaaagcaaaaatgattcaaatcaaaacaaggaGTTTAACTATTACataagacaaaagaaaatgctAAAGAAAAGAATACTTGAGAGAGAGCAAACACATGATCTTATCATCATTTCATCACTCTAGATGTTGTCTGAGGTGCATGCCCGTACAGGTACACAAATAAAGCCACACCTCAGTGAAGAAAGACTGTACTAGGTTGTACTCCGGAGTTATGTAAGCCAGTCACAAGAAACAACATGCACATACTTTATAACTTGTCATCCAGCTCCAGTGTGGTGTTATGTTACACTACTGTTATTTGCAGCAATGCAGTTCGACAAGAGCACAGACAGGATTGGAAGGAAACATCCAATCTTGATGGTCTGGTCATTGTAGGGATTAGGAAAATATAAAGTACACAGCAGGgccaatgaaacaaacataaaggaAGTTAGATCAGATCTGGAAAAtcaaatgtttcagttttgctGGGAGAGTGTGTgcgtggggaaaaaaaaaaattctaaagaACTAGGAccacagtttatttttcttataacaCTAGGGTACATATCCACACCTACAGTTTGCACACCCTGAGTTTCAAAGGGCTGCACAGCATGTATATGAGGCGCGCTTCATATTCACATTCATCATAAGGATGTGACAGGTGAAAATACTCGGCACAGACACATTTAAGACAGGTTTAAGTGATGACAGAACAAGTTCCACATACAGTGAAGCCGCCTTGGCACTGCCAGGTATCCACACACACCTCACGGCATAACTTACTACTGTAGCATGACAGTAACTGTAGCTGCAGGCCTATAGCTGAAAGATTGCATAACACCAACAAGACTTAACTACATGGAAATAATTTCTCAAAATTAATTTTGATCTCTGTATTACTTTGCATTGCAATAATTGACAGTGATGACAATGCAAACTGCTGAAAAGAGGTAATTGAAGATCATTTTACCTGGTGCAGGGGTGCGCAGTGAGGCTGTCCTTTACAGGTGAGATGCGTCTGTGTAATCCGTGCGAAGCCAACGGTTTAAATAGACCCTACACGCCCTTCTGCACGCCGACATGGAAACCGATGCTCTGACTCTCATTGGCTCCCAAAGCTCAGATTTTAATTGGACACCCTGGATGCCTGCAGGCTGCTCTTTGGGCATGGTTACCCACTCCTGCTGTGAAATATTGTAATCATTTGTCCCTCCCTGTACCTGCGTGTAAGAATGGACTGCCGCTGTGCTGCTGATCGGCGCACTGAGCTCCCATTATAGATAATGTGGATGAGttcatgttttgattttttaaacacaatacCATCTAGTGGACTGGTCATGACATGACATGGGTTGAAAAAAATTCCGGTAGAATAGTATGAAAACAGCAGCGGTGGAagaactcagatcctttacttaagtaaaagtaccaatacagcaatttaaaaatactccattacaagtaaaagccctgcatgaaaaatcctacttaagtaaaagtacataagtattagcagcaaaatgtagttaaagtattaaagtaaaagtagttgtTTGGTCCCTCTGATATATTATTAGATAATACTCAAGCATCAGCTTGTATGCAGCATCAGGTGACCCCAAAGGGTCACCAAATAAACCTGAGGGGTCATAAAATTATTaatag is a window encoding:
- the tmsb1 gene encoding thymosin beta 1 codes for the protein MSDDNPVKQEVQQFNKKSLRKTSTNEKNHLPTKEEIEEEKKAMKEGK